The genomic DNA CCGCGCGGTCATTCGATTCGAGGGGTCGGAAGCGGAGCCGGACCTCATGGTTCGGGTAGTGCCGTTAGGCATTCACGGGAACGCCTGGGAGGAGCTGCCTCCGCCGTTGCTCGTGGTCGAAGCGTTGTCGCCCACGACGCGCCGGCGAGATCTCGTCATCAAGCGCGAGTACTATCTCGATGCGGGCGCCGGAGAATATTGGGTGCTCGATGGCGAGCGGCGCGAGATCCGTGTCATTCGACGTGAGGAGCCAGACGTTGTCGTCCGGGACTCACTCGTGTGGCGCAGCGTCGCGGCCGAACCATTGCTGCTCGACGTGCTAGCGCTCTTCGGCTAACGGCAGAGCGCTAGCAGCTTGTCGGTGAAACGACGCGCGAGAAAAGGCGCGCGAGAAAAGGCGCGCGAGAAAAGGCGCGCGAGAAAAGGCGCGCGAGAAAAGGCGCGCGAGAAAAGGCGCGCGAGAAAAGGCGCGCGAGAAAAGGCGCGCGAGAAAAGGCGCGCGAG from Gemmatimonadaceae bacterium includes the following:
- a CDS encoding Uma2 family endonuclease, whose amino-acid sequence is MSMAAKAWMLEELHRLPDDGNKYELIRGELFVTPPPSVDHEEVLARLSAILTGYVATHSLGKVYHPRAVIRFEGSEAEPDLMVRVVPLGIHGNAWEELPPPLLVVEALSPTTRRRDLVIKREYYLDAGAGEYWVLDGERREIRVIRREEPDVVVRDSLVWRSVAAEPLLLDVLALFG